A genomic stretch from Erigeron canadensis isolate Cc75 chromosome 9, C_canadensis_v1, whole genome shotgun sequence includes:
- the LOC122583195 gene encoding desmethyl-deoxy-podophyllotoxin synthase-like — protein MFQLSLLIPFSLLLIFFIKTCYQKRLNLPPGPPKLPFIGNMNHLLTTTPHRALHGLAMKYGPIMHLKLGFISTIVVSSADTAREIMKTHDTIFSNRPKLVAPKILGYNYTDIVFAPYGTYWRQLKKICILELSTTKSMESTQFIREEEVKSLALSISKSSEPIVLAEKLFALNHNIITRITFGDKFEDELRFKLAIREGTALAAGFQIGDFYPSLGFIAKITGMNKRMEECHLELSSIMDKNIQQHIERRKLEKPQRECLVDVLLRYKDNGGLDEPLTTDNIKSVLLDVFTGATENASNIVEWAITEMLRNPSIMEKAQTEVRKVIGEKVNPTVEETDLSKMTYMNMVVKETLRFHPPVPLLLPRESMERCVINGYDIPSKSRVFINYWAITRDPSSWKDPDVFNPDRFQDETKNYRGNDFEYIPFGGGRRICPGISLGIANTELSLASLLYHFDWKLADGEKPQDLDMDETFGMTCYKTCSLRLVPTLHFPISS, from the exons ATGTTTCAGCTTTCTCTGCTCATTCCCTTTTCCCTATTActtattttcttcatcaaaacaTGCTATCAAAAAAGACTAAACCTCCCTCCTGGACCTCCAAAGCTTCCGTTTATCGGTAACATGAACCACCTTCTAACTACGACACCACACCGGGCCTTACATGGCCTGGCCATGAAATACGGTCCGATCATGCACCTCAAACTCGGGTTCATATCCACTATCGTTGTGTCCTCAGCTGATACAGCTAGAGAGATCATGAAGACTCATGACACTATCTTTTCTAACCGGCCTAAACTCGTGGCCCCCAAAATCTTGGGTTATAACTATACTGACATTGTGTTTGCTCCATATGGGACTTACTGGAGACAACTTAAGAAAATATGTATTCTTGAACTCTCGACGACAAAAAGTATGGAATCAACGCAATTTATACGTGAAGAAGAGGTAAAGTCGCTTGCTCTGTCAATTAGTAAGAGTTCAGAACCAATAGTCTTGGCTGAGAAGCTATTTGCTTTGAATCATAACATTATCACTAGGATTACTTTTGGTGATAAGTTTGAGGATGAACTGAGGTTTAAATTAGCGATTAGGGAAGGGACGGCTCTGGCTGCAGGATTTCAGATTGGGGATTTCTATCCGTCGCTTGGTTTCATTGCGAAAATCACTGGAATGAATAAAAGGATGGAAGAGTGTCATTTGGAGCTAAGTAGCATCATGGACAAGAATATACAACAGCATATTGAAAGACGTAAACTTGAGAAGCCACAACGTGAGTGTCTTGTAGACGTTCTTCTCCGGTATAAGGACAATGGAGGCCTCGACGAGCCACTCACGACTGATAATATAAAATCAGTCCTCTTG gatgtgTTCACCGGAGCAACTGAAAACGCATCGAATATAGTGGAGTGGGCTATTACAGAGATGTTAAGAAACCCGAGTATAATGGAAAAAGCACAAACAGAAGTGAGGAAGGTCATTGGCGAAAAGGTCAACCCAACTGTTGAAGAGACTGACCTTTCTAAAATGACTTACATGAATATGGTAGTCAAGGAGACTCTAAGGTTTCACCCGCCGGTTCCTCTCTTGCTCCCACGAGAATCCATGGAAAGATGTGTGATCAATGGTTATGACATACCTTCAAAGAGCCGAGTTTTTATTAACTACTGGGCCATTACCCGGGATCCTTCCAGCTGGAAGGATCCCGATGTGTTCAATCCTGATAGGTTTCAGGATGAAACCAAAAACTACAGAGGTAATGACTTTGAGTACATTCCTTTTGGTGGCGGTCGTAGAATTTGTCCTGGAATTTCATTGGGAATAGCAAATACCGAACTATCTCTTGCTTCTTTGCTTTACCATTTCGACTGGAAACTAGCTGATGGGGAGAAACCACAAGATTTAGACATGGACGAGACATTTGGAATGACATGCTACAAGACTTGTAGTCTACGACTAGTACCTACTCTACACTTCCCTATATCATCATAG